A genomic region of Clostridia bacterium contains the following coding sequences:
- a CDS encoding polysaccharide deacetylase family protein, with translation MNGAQRLLFVSVLVCWLVVGWAWASGDLVWATTNPIFQGKANHKSIALTFNVDWGQEYLPQILDVLKEQRVRATFFITGRWGEQFPELVRRTASEGHQIGNHGYLHLHVNQATEAQIVSDLRRSQAVLESIVGRISPFYAPPYGECEPHVVKAAESIGYRTVLWTIDTVDWREGAKASEIISKVTSRAQNGAIVLAHPTAVMAETLPGLIAKLKTSGYDLVTLSEIVS, from the coding sequence ATGAACGGAGCCCAAAGATTGCTTTTTGTCTCAGTGTTAGTGTGCTGGTTGGTTGTTGGTTGGGCGTGGGCGAGCGGTGACTTGGTGTGGGCAACAACCAACCCTATCTTCCAAGGTAAGGCCAATCATAAGTCCATAGCTCTTACCTTCAATGTGGATTGGGGACAGGAGTATTTACCGCAAATCTTGGATGTGCTAAAGGAACAAAGGGTTCGGGCGACTTTCTTCATCACCGGCCGATGGGGTGAACAGTTTCCTGAGCTAGTCAGGCGCACCGCTAGCGAGGGGCATCAAATTGGCAACCATGGCTACTTGCACCTTCATGTTAATCAAGCTACAGAGGCCCAAATTGTCTCTGACTTACGGCGTAGCCAGGCCGTGCTGGAGTCGATAGTGGGCAGGATCAGCCCCTTCTACGCCCCGCCTTACGGTGAATGTGAGCCTCATGTCGTTAAGGCGGCAGAGAGTATTGGGTACCGAACCGTCCTATGGACCATTGATACTGTGGACTGGAGGGAAGGAGCCAAGGCCAGTGAAATCATAAGCAAAGTAACCTCCCGGGCTCAGAATGGCGCCATAGTCTTGGCTCACCCGACTGCAGTCATGGCCGAGACCTTACCAGGCTTGATTGCAAAACTTAAAACCAGCGGTTACGACCTAGTAACTTTGTCCGAGATCGTAAGCTAG
- a CDS encoding 4Fe-4S binding protein, whose amino-acid sequence MFLRWKKLSSLPGRVSRGVWLVSLNIGGITEAGLSKGNRTGDWRYFLPVVDSNKCNGCGTCELFCPDSSIEIKEKTCVINVLYCKGCGICARECPRSAITMQAERGA is encoded by the coding sequence ATGTTCTTGCGATGGAAAAAGCTTTCGAGCTTGCCCGGCAGAGTTTCGAGGGGGGTGTGGCTGGTGTCGCTTAATATCGGGGGCATCACCGAGGCAGGGCTGTCGAAAGGAAACAGGACCGGGGACTGGCGCTACTTCCTGCCGGTTGTCGACAGTAATAAATGCAATGGGTGCGGGACCTGTGAATTGTTTTGTCCGGACAGCAGCATTGAGATAAAGGAGAAAACGTGCGTAATTAACGTCCTTTACTGCAAGGGCTGCGGGATATGCGCTAGAGAATGCCCTCGATCCGCCATAACCATGCAGGCCGAAAGGGGTGCTTGA
- a CDS encoding pyruvate ferredoxin oxidoreductase subunit gamma, with product MIEIRIHGRGGQGSVVTAEMLAIAAFKAGRYSQAFPYLGGGGERRGAPVQAFCRIDDKPIQLKCQIKTPDYLIVQDVSLFEVVDIFEGLKAGGTVLINSTKSAEELGIATKQFKIYHFPATQVALETLKRPVMNTAMLGAFAALTGLADPDSLRYAIRRKFPDEIGSRNVLAMEKAFELARQSFEGGVAGVA from the coding sequence TTGATTGAGATCAGGATCCACGGCAGAGGCGGTCAAGGCTCGGTAGTGACAGCGGAAATGCTGGCCATAGCTGCGTTCAAGGCTGGCAGATACAGCCAAGCTTTTCCATATCTGGGAGGTGGCGGAGAGCGAAGGGGAGCACCGGTCCAGGCCTTTTGCAGGATAGACGATAAGCCCATTCAACTAAAGTGCCAGATTAAAACGCCCGATTACCTGATAGTCCAGGATGTCAGCCTGTTTGAGGTGGTGGACATATTTGAGGGTTTAAAGGCGGGGGGCACGGTTTTAATTAACAGCACCAAAAGTGCCGAGGAGCTGGGCATTGCCACCAAGCAATTCAAGATATATCATTTTCCAGCCACCCAGGTAGCCCTGGAAACCCTGAAGCGGCCGGTAATGAATACGGCTATGTTGGGCGCTTTTGCTGCCCTCACCGGTCTTGCCGATCCGGACTCTTTGCGCTATGCAATCCGGCGGAAATTCCCTGACGAGATTGGCTCACGCAATGTTCTTGCGATGGAAAAAGCTTTCGAGCTTGCCCGGCAGAGTTTCGAGGGGGGTGTGGCTGGTGTCGCTTAA
- a CDS encoding proline--tRNA ligase, with protein MKASELMAPTLREVSADAETISQQLLLRGGFVRRVMSGVYTYLPLGWRVVRKIEAIVRREMDRAGAQEIMLPILQPAEVWRETGRWDVYGEEMFRLKDRRNRDLCLGPTHEELITDLARREIKSYRQLPVMLYQVQNKYRDELRPRAGLIRGREFIMKDLYSFDRDTAGLEVSYRKMLEAYQRVFTSCGLTFRVVEADPGAIGGHRSHEVVALVDSGEAEVAYCDRCSYAANLETATSGSTPKSWPGVNQGGKPKLVSTPGVKSIEEVSDFLGVPSWQTVKTLLFIADGEPVAALVRGDRHVSEFKLRRVLGAATLAMASDQETERLVRTKPGYLGPVGLNGIKVIADAEVPALRSVVVGANQEGFHLVNVDPGEDFIWDEVADIRIVQAGDPCPQCGGPLATVRGIEVGHLFQLGTKYTSALGAVYTDEAGREQLLVMGSYGIGIGRTMAAVVEQHHDANGIIWPVNLAPFQVVIVTTNQRAQAQVEIAKELYFRLSKLGWEVVWDDRDERAGIKFADADLIGYPIRVTVGKKVEQGQVDIKLRSEKSDTSWSWESAVGYIDGLLQDSLKALSS; from the coding sequence TTGAAAGCAAGTGAACTAATGGCACCAACCTTGCGGGAGGTATCAGCAGATGCTGAAACTATCAGTCAGCAGCTTCTATTACGGGGCGGTTTTGTCCGCCGAGTCATGTCTGGAGTTTATACTTACCTCCCCTTGGGGTGGCGAGTAGTGCGGAAGATTGAGGCTATCGTTCGCCGAGAAATGGATCGGGCCGGGGCACAAGAAATTATGCTTCCCATTCTACAGCCAGCTGAGGTCTGGCGGGAAACCGGCAGGTGGGATGTGTATGGCGAGGAGATGTTTCGTCTAAAGGATCGCCGCAATCGGGATCTGTGCCTAGGGCCTACCCATGAGGAATTGATAACTGATTTGGCTCGGCGGGAGATAAAATCGTATCGGCAATTGCCGGTGATGCTCTACCAAGTGCAGAACAAGTACCGCGACGAATTGCGTCCTCGGGCGGGGCTAATAAGAGGCCGAGAATTTATTATGAAAGATCTATATTCCTTTGACCGGGATACCGCGGGGTTAGAAGTAAGCTACCGTAAAATGCTTGAGGCTTACCAGAGGGTATTTACCAGCTGCGGTTTGACTTTCCGCGTGGTGGAGGCCGATCCCGGGGCAATTGGGGGACACCGGTCACACGAGGTAGTGGCCCTAGTTGATTCCGGCGAAGCTGAGGTTGCATACTGTGATCGTTGTAGTTATGCTGCCAACTTGGAGACTGCTACCTCGGGGTCCACTCCTAAATCTTGGCCTGGGGTTAACCAAGGCGGAAAACCAAAGTTGGTTTCTACCCCTGGCGTCAAGTCCATAGAGGAAGTGTCTGATTTTTTGGGGGTGCCTTCCTGGCAAACCGTCAAGACCTTACTTTTTATAGCTGACGGGGAGCCGGTGGCCGCATTGGTTCGAGGTGACCGGCATGTCAGCGAATTCAAACTCCGGAGAGTCCTTGGCGCTGCTACCTTGGCTATGGCATCGGACCAAGAGACGGAAAGGTTGGTGAGGACCAAGCCTGGTTATCTGGGACCAGTTGGGCTCAATGGGATCAAAGTTATTGCGGATGCAGAGGTTCCGGCTCTCAGAAGTGTGGTAGTTGGAGCCAACCAGGAAGGATTCCACTTGGTCAATGTTGACCCAGGAGAGGATTTTATCTGGGATGAGGTCGCTGATATTCGCATAGTTCAGGCCGGCGATCCCTGCCCGCAGTGCGGTGGCCCCTTGGCTACGGTACGGGGCATTGAGGTTGGACACCTGTTCCAGCTGGGAACTAAATATACGAGCGCCTTAGGAGCCGTGTACACTGATGAAGCTGGTCGGGAGCAGCTTTTGGTGATGGGTTCTTACGGGATAGGGATCGGTAGGACTATGGCCGCTGTGGTGGAGCAACATCATGATGCTAACGGGATTATTTGGCCAGTGAATCTGGCACCTTTCCAAGTGGTAATTGTTACTACCAACCAACGCGCTCAGGCCCAAGTTGAGATTGCCAAGGAGCTTTATTTCCGTTTGAGTAAATTGGGCTGGGAGGTAGTTTGGGACGACCGGGATGAGCGGGCTGGAATTAAATTTGCTGATGCCGACCTCATTGGTTATCCAATTCGGGTGACAGTGGGGAAAAAAGTGGAGCAGGGGCAGGTTGATATTAAGTTAAGGAGCGAGAAGTCCGATACGTCCTGGTCGTGGGAAAGTGCTGTTGGGTATATAGATGGACTGTTACAGGATTCCCTTAAAGCCCTGAGTAGTTAA
- the ispG gene encoding flavodoxin-dependent (E)-4-hydroxy-3-methylbut-2-enyl-diphosphate synthase, producing MRRRSIPIRLGNKVIGGNAPVLVQSMTNTRTDDVATTINQIHELEKVGCEAVRVAVPNLEAAHALPSIKSAIGIPLIADVHFRVELALAAIEAGVDGLRINPGNIGSIERVRTIVEAAKKTNTVIRIGVNAGSLEKDLLEKYGQPCAEAMVESAIRYVRLFERWNFKNLKISLKASDVHTTVTSYRLLAEKVPYPLHLGITEAGTLLYGAVKSAIGLGILLAEGIGDTIRVSLAGDPVPEVRVAYMILRALNLRHRGIEIIACPTCGRCHMDVAQIAAKLEEQLAEVSCPLTVAVMGCEVNGPGEARQADIGVAGGKEIAVIFQKGKIVGRVRKDQVITAMTEKVKQLCKEESRFESK from the coding sequence TTGCGGAGAAGATCTATTCCCATCAGACTTGGAAACAAAGTGATTGGCGGGAATGCCCCTGTCTTGGTGCAATCAATGACCAATACCAGAACCGATGACGTAGCTACCACCATTAATCAGATTCACGAACTGGAGAAGGTAGGGTGTGAAGCGGTTCGGGTAGCGGTGCCTAATCTCGAGGCTGCCCATGCGTTACCGAGTATTAAGTCGGCTATCGGAATTCCCTTGATTGCCGATGTTCATTTTCGGGTCGAATTGGCTTTGGCTGCCATCGAGGCTGGAGTTGACGGTCTGCGAATTAATCCCGGTAATATTGGCTCTATTGAGCGGGTCAGGACCATTGTGGAGGCAGCCAAGAAGACCAATACTGTTATTCGCATTGGCGTTAATGCTGGGTCCTTAGAGAAGGACCTACTAGAAAAATACGGACAGCCGTGCGCTGAGGCCATGGTGGAAAGTGCTATAAGGTATGTCCGCCTATTTGAACGATGGAATTTCAAGAACCTCAAAATATCGCTTAAGGCTTCTGATGTGCATACCACAGTAACTAGTTATCGGCTTCTGGCGGAAAAGGTCCCGTATCCTTTGCACTTGGGCATTACCGAAGCTGGAACTCTTCTCTATGGAGCGGTCAAATCGGCCATCGGACTGGGTATTCTACTGGCCGAGGGTATAGGTGATACTATTCGCGTCTCCCTGGCCGGGGATCCAGTCCCAGAGGTTCGGGTTGCCTATATGATCTTAAGAGCTTTAAACCTTCGCCATCGAGGCATCGAGATTATTGCCTGTCCTACCTGCGGGCGTTGCCATATGGATGTTGCTCAGATTGCTGCTAAGTTGGAAGAACAACTAGCCGAAGTCTCTTGCCCCCTGACTGTAGCCGTAATGGGTTGCGAAGTCAATGGCCCCGGAGAGGCTCGCCAAGCCGATATCGGAGTCGCGGGAGGAAAGGAAATTGCAGTTATTTTCCAGAAAGGAAAGATCGTGGGGCGGGTACGAAAAGACCAAGTCATAACTGCTATGACAGAGAAGGTCAAGCAGCTCTGCAAGGAGGAAAGTAGGTTTGAAAGCAAGTGA
- a CDS encoding D-alanyl-D-alanine carboxypeptidase: MAFLILLSLFSVWSTPAYAGTVDGLNLSSDSYLLMEAGSGQVLLGHNVFSPRHPASTTKIVTAILICDYEECLPEIALVNRAAAFCAGSSMGLNPNERITVQSLLFGAMLPSGNDAATALAYHMAGGEEWFAWMMNRKARLLGAADAYFCNPHGLTCSRHLASAYDLATITRYALQNPHFRNAVTRKSKVVASVDGSRIHYLVNTNRLLWEWPDISGVKTGTTATAGKCLVASAARYPRELIAVVLRSADRFNDARELLQLGFAQFDSISIGTDTLIQDSIGVTQDRALAALRPFYWAFPISEAKAIERRFHYRQRRLEIFFRGRMLDTIPLAPNRLRVK; encoded by the coding sequence ATGGCCTTCCTAATATTGTTATCCCTTTTTTCAGTTTGGAGCACCCCTGCTTACGCAGGGACCGTTGACGGCCTTAACTTAAGTTCCGACTCCTATCTATTGATGGAGGCCGGGTCAGGGCAGGTTCTTCTCGGGCATAATGTCTTCAGCCCTCGCCACCCGGCTAGTACCACCAAGATTGTAACTGCCATTCTGATATGTGATTATGAAGAATGTCTACCTGAGATAGCTTTAGTTAACCGGGCAGCGGCTTTCTGTGCCGGATCAAGTATGGGGTTGAATCCTAACGAAAGAATAACTGTTCAGTCTTTGTTGTTTGGAGCCATGCTGCCTTCAGGTAACGATGCTGCTACTGCTTTGGCCTACCATATGGCCGGTGGCGAAGAATGGTTTGCCTGGATGATGAACCGCAAAGCTAGGTTGCTGGGAGCTGCTGATGCCTACTTCTGTAACCCTCATGGGCTCACTTGCTCGCGCCACCTGGCTTCGGCGTACGATTTGGCCACGATTACGCGGTACGCTCTTCAAAACCCGCATTTCCGCAATGCCGTAACGCGTAAGAGCAAAGTAGTTGCTTCTGTAGATGGAAGTCGAATTCACTACCTAGTCAACACCAATCGGCTACTATGGGAATGGCCGGATATAAGTGGAGTCAAGACGGGAACTACAGCTACGGCTGGAAAATGTCTGGTAGCATCGGCTGCTCGCTATCCTCGCGAGCTGATTGCGGTTGTCCTTAGGAGCGCTGACCGGTTCAACGATGCTCGAGAGCTCTTGCAATTAGGATTTGCTCAGTTTGATAGTATAAGCATCGGTACGGATACTCTGATTCAAGACTCTATCGGTGTGACTCAGGACAGAGCACTGGCAGCATTGAGGCCATTTTACTGGGCCTTTCCCATTTCCGAAGCCAAGGCGATAGAGAGAAGATTTCACTATCGACAGCGAAGGCTGGAGATCTTCTTCCGAGGGCGAATGCTGGATACGATTCCATTAGCCCCCAATCGGTTGAGGGTCAAATAA
- a CDS encoding IclR family transcriptional regulator: MDDGRLHIKSTLKTLLVLEQFLTSNTELGIHELSARTGIPPSTVQRIVNTLELKDYLVQNPRTNKYRLGFGLYRVGKAMLESFHWVEEAKYYMEKLVKKYNETVNLAYLQGQSIIYITKIDSSHILRPHFDVGTRFPPHCTSLGKALLAYMQPEVAERIISKRLPACTRKTKTSIKEIKAELEKVRQNGYAIDDEEFQEGLFCIGAPIQNAQGESVAAISMTIPKARLRNENLPAMVDDLLQTATDISNRLKRTSPQLVQSSQ; the protein is encoded by the coding sequence ATGGACGACGGCCGCCTGCACATAAAATCCACGCTAAAGACGCTCTTGGTCCTGGAGCAATTCCTCACCAGTAACACAGAACTGGGAATTCATGAGCTGAGCGCAAGAACTGGTATTCCTCCAAGCACAGTGCAAAGGATAGTGAACACCCTAGAATTAAAGGACTACTTGGTACAGAATCCAAGAACCAATAAGTATAGACTCGGCTTTGGACTGTACCGTGTCGGCAAGGCCATGCTGGAAAGCTTCCATTGGGTAGAAGAAGCCAAGTACTATATGGAGAAGCTCGTCAAGAAGTACAATGAAACTGTGAACCTGGCTTATCTTCAGGGTCAAAGCATTATTTACATCACCAAAATTGATTCCAGCCATATCTTGCGCCCCCATTTTGATGTTGGAACCAGATTTCCACCCCACTGCACCTCACTGGGAAAAGCCTTGTTAGCCTACATGCAGCCTGAGGTGGCAGAGAGAATTATTTCGAAGAGGCTACCGGCATGCACGCGAAAGACCAAAACATCCATCAAGGAGATTAAGGCAGAACTGGAGAAAGTAAGGCAGAATGGCTATGCCATAGATGACGAGGAATTTCAGGAGGGGCTGTTCTGCATCGGTGCCCCAATACAGAATGCGCAAGGCGAAAGCGTAGCCGCAATAAGTATGACTATTCCTAAAGCCAGGCTTCGGAATGAGAATCTCCCCGCGATGGTAGATGATCTTCTGCAGACGGCAACCGATATTTCTAACCGCCTGAAGCGCACAAGCCCGCAACTTGTTCAGAGTAGCCAATAG
- a CDS encoding DUF2088 domain-containing protein, whose translation MSNVLYDLLSNVPIPPVIKIRQHFPAQRITDVPQAVREQLQRPEVLSTLKPGQRIAVTVGSRGIAKLPEIVGTVVQFLKDQGTSPFIIPCMGSHGGATAQGQREVLAGLGITEDTMGVPIRASMETVEIGVTTKGIPVYVDKFAHEADGIVVINRVKPHTAFRGRYESGLMKMLTIGLGKQHGAEICHAAGFKYMHENMPAAAMVILAKEPILFGVATVENAYDEPMLIRALTKEEIPDQEPGLLELARENMPRLPFEHMDVLIVDEIGKNISGDGMDPNVTGRYASPYASGGPEVEKIVVLDITDESHGNGNGLGMADFTTQRAYRKFDFLMTYPNAITSTLANTVRVPMVLDSDRLAIQAAIKTCNRLNHSQVEMVRIKNTLKVSEMLISPPLVEPVKQLPDVEIVSGPQLLEFDAQSNLL comes from the coding sequence ATGAGCAATGTACTTTACGACCTACTTTCTAACGTACCTATTCCTCCAGTTATCAAGATTAGGCAGCATTTTCCTGCTCAGCGTATAACCGATGTCCCTCAGGCGGTTAGAGAACAGCTGCAGCGCCCTGAGGTGCTATCAACGCTCAAACCGGGGCAACGAATCGCAGTTACCGTAGGCAGCCGAGGCATAGCCAAGTTGCCCGAGATTGTGGGGACGGTGGTGCAGTTTTTGAAGGATCAGGGTACCTCCCCCTTCATTATTCCCTGTATGGGCAGCCACGGTGGAGCCACCGCCCAAGGGCAAAGAGAGGTACTTGCCGGTCTGGGCATAACCGAAGATACTATGGGCGTGCCTATTCGGGCTAGCATGGAAACGGTAGAAATTGGCGTGACTACTAAGGGAATACCGGTCTACGTTGATAAGTTCGCCCATGAAGCAGATGGGATAGTGGTAATAAACCGGGTTAAGCCGCATACAGCTTTCCGCGGCCGTTATGAGAGCGGTCTCATGAAGATGCTTACCATTGGTCTAGGAAAACAACACGGGGCAGAAATCTGTCATGCAGCGGGTTTTAAATATATGCACGAAAATATGCCGGCTGCGGCAATGGTTATACTGGCCAAGGAACCAATTCTGTTTGGAGTGGCTACAGTAGAAAACGCTTACGATGAACCAATGTTGATTCGAGCCCTGACCAAAGAAGAGATTCCTGATCAAGAACCAGGGCTTTTAGAATTGGCCCGCGAAAATATGCCCCGCCTTCCTTTTGAACATATGGATGTCCTCATAGTCGACGAGATAGGAAAAAATATCAGCGGGGATGGTATGGATCCAAACGTAACCGGACGTTATGCTTCTCCCTACGCGTCAGGGGGGCCGGAAGTTGAAAAGATTGTGGTTTTGGATATAACCGATGAATCCCACGGGAACGGCAATGGTCTGGGCATGGCCGACTTTACTACCCAGCGGGCGTATAGGAAGTTTGATTTTCTTATGACTTATCCCAATGCTATTACTTCCACTCTAGCTAATACTGTTCGGGTTCCTATGGTTCTGGACAGCGACAGGCTGGCTATTCAGGCCGCTATCAAGACCTGTAACCGCTTAAACCATAGCCAAGTGGAGATGGTGAGAATCAAGAACACGTTGAAAGTATCAGAGATGCTGATTTCACCACCGCTTGTGGAGCCGGTTAAACAGTTACCCGACGTAGAAATTGTCTCCGGACCACAGCTGCTCGAGTTTGATGCCCAAAGCAATCTGTTGTAA
- the porA gene encoding pyruvate ferredoxin oxidoreductase, whose protein sequence is MQGSVAIAETVRAAKPGVIAAYPITPQTHIVEHLARLVAAGRLKSQYITVDSEFSAASVLWGAAAAGVRSYTASASQGLLLMTEVIFNMAGTRLPAVFTAVNRSISPPINIQVDHQDAMTVRDSGIIQLYVESIQEAVDTHIQAFKIAEDREVLLPAMVCMDGWILSHAYEPVTLWKEEAVQEFLPPFDPVFKADPQNPVTFGALTDPDKITEFKFMVHDALIRSKEKIRRVAREFQETFGNYYGDLIEETYTEDADVILVAMGSVVGTIKVALERMRQEGKKVGLVKVRSFRPFPDQELRSALSKAKLVLVLDRSFSCSSGGILGGEIKSCLYGQAGPLVMDYAIGIGGREIFPETVIDLVNQSELLAEKGQIPSSTVFYGLNQALL, encoded by the coding sequence ATGCAAGGCTCTGTTGCCATTGCCGAGACTGTACGTGCTGCTAAACCAGGAGTAATTGCCGCCTATCCCATCACTCCGCAAACCCACATTGTGGAGCACCTGGCGCGTTTGGTGGCCGCCGGCAGGTTGAAGAGCCAGTACATCACCGTCGATTCCGAGTTCTCGGCGGCATCGGTGCTCTGGGGTGCGGCCGCTGCCGGGGTGAGAAGCTACACCGCTTCCGCTTCCCAGGGGCTGCTCTTGATGACCGAGGTGATTTTCAACATGGCCGGGACCAGGCTTCCGGCGGTGTTCACCGCGGTTAATCGCTCCATCTCTCCCCCCATTAACATTCAGGTTGACCACCAGGATGCGATGACCGTGCGCGACTCCGGGATAATCCAGCTGTACGTAGAAAGCATTCAGGAGGCGGTGGACACTCACATTCAGGCCTTCAAAATTGCCGAAGACCGCGAGGTCTTGCTTCCAGCCATGGTTTGCATGGATGGTTGGATCTTAAGCCACGCTTACGAGCCGGTTACCCTCTGGAAAGAGGAAGCGGTGCAGGAATTCCTACCTCCCTTTGATCCGGTCTTCAAGGCCGATCCCCAAAATCCGGTGACCTTCGGAGCTCTGACCGACCCTGATAAAATCACGGAGTTCAAGTTCATGGTGCACGATGCCCTGATCAGGAGCAAGGAGAAGATCAGGAGGGTGGCCAGGGAATTCCAGGAGACGTTCGGCAATTACTACGGCGACCTCATCGAGGAAACCTACACTGAGGATGCCGATGTTATCCTGGTGGCCATGGGGTCCGTGGTCGGTACCATCAAGGTGGCCCTGGAGAGGATGCGCCAGGAAGGAAAGAAAGTGGGCCTGGTCAAGGTGAGGTCCTTTAGGCCTTTCCCGGACCAGGAATTAAGATCGGCTCTCTCCAAGGCCAAGCTGGTTTTAGTGCTAGATCGGAGCTTCTCCTGCAGTTCCGGGGGTATCCTGGGCGGGGAGATAAAATCCTGTCTATATGGCCAGGCTGGTCCTTTGGTGATGGACTACGCCATCGGCATCGGCGGGCGGGAAATCTTTCCGGAAACCGTAATCGATTTGGTTAACCAGAGCGAACTCTTGGCTGAAAAGGGCCAGATCCCTTCGAGCACGGTTTTCTACGGCCTCAACCAGGCGCTGTTATAG
- a CDS encoding insulinase family protein has product MHNRVVLDNGIRILCEEIKSVQSVAIGIWVAAGSRYEKEEEQGISHFLEHMFFKGTHKRSAFDIAQSLESVGGQLNAFTTKEYTCYYARVLKEHYPLAVDVLFDMLLNSKFDPEDISKEQKVILEEINMYEDSPDETVHDLFAQAIWDGHPLGRPVLGSKDSVSHISREDLLAYIERCYQPSRLIISVAGDTTPEETLSLLVPRVEALAPRLHDSHSERPQSQGQVKIVKKPTEQVQICLGVPAFSLNDERIYALQVLNNVLGGGISSRLFQAIRENRGLAYTVYSYHSGYSDSGLLAVYAGTSPQSAVDVITMALDQIKDIKVDSISDSELKRAKDQIRGSLILGQESVTNHMSRLGRTELTHGRVITVEEVIDRIHSVSLEDVAQVAQEVFVPDLLSLACIGPIKDEDAGQMQALVKDAPI; this is encoded by the coding sequence ATGCATAACCGAGTAGTCCTTGACAACGGAATTAGAATCTTGTGCGAAGAGATCAAATCAGTACAGTCAGTTGCCATTGGCATATGGGTAGCTGCTGGCTCGCGATATGAGAAAGAAGAGGAGCAAGGAATATCTCATTTCCTTGAGCATATGTTCTTCAAAGGTACCCACAAACGTTCAGCTTTTGATATTGCCCAGAGTTTGGAATCAGTCGGAGGGCAACTCAATGCGTTTACGACTAAAGAATATACTTGTTACTACGCCCGGGTACTTAAGGAGCACTATCCACTAGCGGTGGACGTGCTCTTCGATATGCTCTTAAATTCCAAGTTCGATCCCGAAGACATTAGTAAGGAACAAAAAGTGATTCTTGAAGAGATCAACATGTACGAGGATTCTCCTGACGAGACTGTTCACGATCTTTTCGCCCAAGCCATATGGGATGGTCACCCGCTGGGGCGGCCAGTTCTGGGTTCCAAGGATTCAGTATCGCATATAAGCAGGGAGGACCTGCTGGCTTACATCGAAAGGTGCTACCAACCCTCGAGATTGATAATTTCTGTAGCTGGCGACACCACACCCGAAGAAACGTTGTCGCTTCTAGTACCCAGAGTAGAAGCTCTGGCTCCTCGCCTTCACGACTCCCATTCTGAGAGGCCCCAATCTCAAGGCCAGGTCAAAATAGTAAAAAAACCGACCGAACAAGTACAGATATGCTTAGGGGTTCCCGCCTTTTCTTTAAATGATGAGCGAATCTATGCCTTACAGGTCCTTAACAATGTTCTTGGCGGAGGAATTAGTTCTCGCCTATTCCAAGCTATCCGTGAAAACCGGGGTCTTGCCTACACGGTTTACTCTTATCATTCTGGGTATAGCGATTCTGGACTATTGGCCGTTTATGCTGGCACTAGCCCCCAAAGCGCTGTGGATGTGATTACTATGGCCCTAGACCAGATTAAAGACATCAAAGTCGACAGCATTAGCGATTCGGAACTCAAGCGAGCTAAGGACCAGATTCGGGGCAGTCTAATCCTTGGGCAGGAAAGTGTTACCAATCACATGAGCAGGCTGGGCCGAACCGAGTTGACTCATGGGCGGGTCATAACTGTCGAGGAGGTTATAGACCGGATACACTCAGTAAGTCTCGAGGATGTGGCCCAAGTAGCCCAGGAAGTTTTTGTTCCCGATCTTCTTTCGTTGGCTTGTATAGGCCCCATTAAGGATGAAGATGCAGGGCAAATGCAAGCTTTAGTCAAGGACGCCCCAATCTAA